A DNA window from Argopecten irradians isolate NY chromosome 10, Ai_NY, whole genome shotgun sequence contains the following coding sequences:
- the LOC138332662 gene encoding uncharacterized protein yields MEKIWSDSEVAANGNIDRKTDPSTAAYTISVPTIKSTSSSHTNSIVAVTWDLTILLYICTVSSILRGAYHAKAETVTEKHRLAKSDAIFWDIKEVSGNTHKDENASRIGIATISNRRPTPQELGRLSRLVDASQCDRLFVELGLPLPEVQQTKFEARSLAGITVITKMFLKWTNTYPNQTLSDIKEAMATVDMATDRINEVLEKNEDLTDQDIVPIDVWTRAPSDEEIKRIVPNIGNTFYNLCLELGLSPPIIEQHEIGHPITFQSRMCALLQCWVNEFKTDATIGSLLIAMKACRIDWYTTAQILSQESGASESSEDRASWFRCGIL; encoded by the exons ATGGAAAAAATTTGGTCTGATAGTGAAGTTGCCGCTAACGGAAACATCGACAGGAAAACCGATCCTTCAACAGCTGCATACACCATATCAGTACCGA CAATCAAAAGCACTTCCAGTTCACACACCAACTCCATTGTAGCTGTTACGTGGGATCTTACGATACTCCTGTACATCTGTACGGTGTCATCAATTCTGAGAGGGGCGTACCATGCAAAGGCGGAGACTGTCACGGAAAAACATCGTTTGGCAAAGAGTGATGCAATCTTCTGGGACATTAAAGAG GTCTCTGGAAATACACACAAGGATGAGAATGCATCGA gAATAGGAATAGCTACCATATCTAACCGTCGGCCGACGCCACAAGAGCTTGGTCGTCTCTCGCGTCTGGTTGACGCGTCTCAATGTGATAGGCTATTTGTGGAACTTGGTCTACCATTACCAGAGGTCCAGCAAACTAAGTTTGAAGCACGAAGTCTGGCTGGAATCACAGTAATCACCAAGATGTTTCTGAAATGGACGAATACATACCCAAATCAGACACTCTCTGATATCAAGGAGGCAATGGCAACTGTTGACATGGCAACTGATCGTATCAATGAAGTTTTGGAAAAGAACGAAGACTTGACTGACCAAG ACATTGTCCCGATCGACGTCTGGACAAGAGCTCCCTCTGATGAAGAAATCAAGAGAATTGTTCCAAATATTGGTAACACATTCTATAATCTCTGTCTCGAGCTCGGGTTGTCTCCTCCAATCATAGAGCAGCACGAAATTGGCCATCCCATCACATTCCAGTCGAGAATGTGTGCCCTGCTTCAATGTTGGGTAAACGAGTTCAAGACAGATGCAACTATTGGCAGTCTATTGATAGCGATGAAGGCATGTCGAATTGACTGGTACACTACAGCGCAGATTTTGTCACAGGAAAGTGGTGCAAGTGAATCAAGTGAAGACCGTGCGAGCTGGTTCAGATGTGGTATTCTATGA
- the LOC138332664 gene encoding uncharacterized protein has protein sequence MITAWQALEKGIVTGCIILAILFVMGMNLIIKAAAEKVEARRRHRSHGDYSSREARSRRSSRCLFRAKRFPSIVNNPIKCLGKWFDANLNDSNNIRRLQGQVKEGLGAIDKIRLPGKFKALLFQYGLLPRLTWPLIFYEVTKTTVKALERTISKFLRRWLAVPPSFTSRRERGGKWSESNAVEAAEIRLSHQDIVGTTCVGRQGLGTSHVLRWGTSDKAGKRKMVQDDIRKMEEEIRKAKVVEMGAQGAWTRWGTTDRRLSWSDIWRMEPCRIQFLLRSVYDLLPSPTNLHRWGLTETPDCPLCNRPGNLAHVLSGCNVVLTRGRYKWRHDKVLKELANILERERIKKRKPATSCTFINFVRGREGGHTSSTVHQGVSLTAHRTGR, from the exons ATGATTACAGCGTGGCAGGCGTTGGAGAAGGGGATCGTCACTGGCTGCATCATTTTGGCGATCCTGTTCGTGATGGGGATGAACCTGATTATCAAGGCAGCAGCAGAGAAAGTAGAGGCCCGAAGACGTCATC GAAGTCATGGAGATTATTCATCAAGAGAGGCAAGGTCACGGAGAAGTTCTCGATGCCTATTCAGGGCGAAGAGATTCCCTTCAATCGTCAACAACCCAATCAAGTGTCTGGGGAAGTGGTTTGATGCTAACCTAAATGACTCTAACAACATCAGAAGGCTGCAAGGACAGGTAAAAGAAGGACTAGGAGCGATCGACAAGATAAGACTTCCAGGGAAATTCAAGGCGTTGCTCTTCCAGTACGGACTTCTACCTCGTCTGACGTGGCCGCTCATATTTTATGAGGTTACCAAAACGACAGTAAAGGCACTGGAAAGAACCATCAGCAAGTTCCTGCGAAGATGGCTAGCAGTACCCCCAAGCTTCACGAGC AGACGAGAACGGGGAGGAAAATGGTCTGAAAGCAACGCAGTAGAAGCAGCTGAGATCCGCCTGAGCCATCAAGACATCGTTGGTACAACGTGCGTAGGACGCCAGGGACTGGGTACAAGTCATGTGCTGCGCTGGGGGACATCAGATAAAGCCGGCAAGAGGAAGATGGTACAGGACGACATCAGGAAAATGGAGGAGGAAATCAGGAAGGCCAAAGTGGTGGAGATGGGAGCCCAGGGAGCATGGACGAGGTGGGGAACTACAGACAGAAGACTGTCTTGGTCGGACATCTGGCGCATGGAACCTTGCCGAATCCAGTTCCTGCTGAGGTCAGTTTACGACCTGCTTCCCTCGCCTACTAACCTCCATAGATGGGGCTTGACTGAGACTCCAGACTGTCCATTGTGCAACCGACCAGGGAACCTTGCTCATGTACTATCAGGATGCAATGTCGTTCTTACGCGAGGACGCTACAAATGGCGCCATGACAAGGTGCTAAAGGAACTGGCTAACATCCTGGAGAGGGAGAGGATTAAGAAGCGGAAGCCTGCTACGAGTTGTACATTCATCAACTTCGTACGAGGCAGGGAGGGAGGACACACTTCTTCAACTGTTCACCAGGGGGTATCCTTGACGGCGCACAGAACTGGGAGATGA